The window TGGCACTCCGCGTCGGGGCGCGAGATCCCAGCTTTCGCTGGGATGACGGCCGAAATGGACGGTATGCCGAGAGTCAGAAGGGTCTGACGATTACGGCGACAACGATCACCGCCGCCGCGATTCCCGGCACTTCGTTGATGAGGCGCAGGTTCTTCTCGGTCATCGGACGCTGACCTGCGGCGAGCTTCTTCACATAGCCCGCGATCCAGCCATGATAGGCGGACAGGCCCAGGACAAAGAGCAGTTTCAGGTGAAACCAGCCGAAATGCCACGCGCCTATTTCGACCATCAGCATGAGGCCGAAGACCCAGACCAGGATGAGCGACGGGTTGAGGATGATTTTCAGCAACCGCCTTTCGCGGTCGATCCATTTCTTGTCCTCGTCAGATCCCACGGCGCATTGGTGATGATAGACGAAGAAACGCGGCATCATGAACAGCCCCGCCATCAGGAAGATGACGAAGATGAGATGGGCGGCCTTCACCCACAGATAGGCGGCGCCGAGATAGGGCATCAGCTGTCCTTTCCTTGCCGGACATAGGCGATCAACGCTTCGACATGCGCAATGGGCGTGTCAGGCAGGATGCCATGGCCAAGATTGAGGATATGCGGACGGCCCGCAAAGGCCGCGCGAATATTGTCGATGGATTCCTCCACCGCCCTGCCCCCGGCGATCAGCGCCAGCGGATCCAGATTCCCCTGCACCGGCAGCCCCTGGGGCAGGACGCGGTTGGCCCAGTGCGGATCGACGGTTTCGTCGACGCCGATCGCATCGACGCCGGTGCCGGCGGCATAGTCGGCCAGTTTTGCGCCCGCGCCCTTGGGAAAGCCGATGACGGGAATGGCGGGATGCAGGGCCTTGAGCTTTTCGACGATGCGGCGATTGGGTTCGATAACCCAGCGTTCGAACTGGAGCGGCGAAAGGCTGCCTGCCCAGCTGTCGAACAGCTGCACCGCTTCGACACCGGCCTGAATCTGGCCGGAAAGGTAAAGGACGGTGGAATCGACGATTGCGTCGATGATCGCGCCGAAGCGTTCTGGATCCTGATAGGCGAGGCGTCGGGCCGCGCCCTGATCCTTGCTGCCCTGCCCGGCGACCATATAGGTGGAAATGGTCCAGGGGCTGCCTGCAAAGCCCAGGAAAGTGACAGACGGGTCAAGCGCCGCCTTCACCTGCCGCACCGTTTCATAGACCGCCTCATAGCGGCCAAGATCGGGTTTGAGCGCGGAGAGATCCGTTTCACTGAGGATTGGCGCCAGGCGAGGCCCCTCCCCCGTTTCGAACCACAGGTCCTGGCCCATGGCGTAGGGGACGATGAGAATGTCGGAAAAGAGGATCGCGCCGTCAAAGCCGAAGCGGCGCAGCGGCTGGAGCGTGACCTCGGCGGCGGCGGCGCTGTCATAGACCAGTTCCAGGAAGCCGCCCTTTTCAGCCCGCAAGGCGCGATATTCGGGGAGATAACGACCCGCCTGACGCATCAGCCACATGGGCGGCACGGCGGGACATTCACCCTTCAGCACCGAAAGCAGCGGCTTGGTGGTTCCGGTGGAAAGGCCGGCATCTGGTCCCGTCATATACTCTCTTATAATTAGATTCTTAGAAGGATGATGATGATAGTAGGGCGCTTGGCAGCGGGGTTTATGCGCTGTGCCCCGTTTTGCCAACAGCTTGACTCTTCAAGGTCAGGGATTCGGGACCGATTCAATCCACTTGTCCACGTTACCCACAGGCTGTGGATGAAAATGACGGCCTGTTGGGGGCATGTGGATAAGATTCCGGCTAGTGGGTGCTATCCAAAAGGGGTATTTTTACCCGCAACCTATCCCTTGCTTTATCCACAGGCTCCACACAGAGATATGCGTCATGTCGCGTATCCACCTGCATCTGTTGTCGGACTCCACCGGCGAGACCCTGGAGAACATCGCCAAGGCGGCCATCGGCGCGTTTGAGAATGTCGAGGCGGTAAGGCATTTCTGGCCGATGGTCAGGTCCGATCTTCACCTGGACCGGATCATGGAGGAGATCGCCGCCAACCCGGGACTGGTGCTGTTCACCCTGTCCAATCACCAGCTGCGGCGACGGCTGGAAACCCGGTGCCGGGCGCTGGGCCTGCCGCATGTCGCGGCGCTCGACAGCGTAACGGACGCGCTGTCCAACATATTGGGGCAGGAAACGCGCAACCGTCCGGGCCGCAAACATATTCTCGACGAAGCCTATTTCGCCCGGATCGAGGCTATTCAGTTCACCATCGCCCATGATGACGGCGTGGGGCACGAAAATTGGGAGGAAGCCGACATCGTGCTGGCGGGCGTGTCGCGCGCGTCCAAGACGCCGACGTCCATCTATCTTGCCAATCGCGGGTACAAGACGGCGAACATCCCGCTGGTCGTGCAGTCGCCGCCGCCGCGCAGCCTGTTTGCACTAAAGCATCCGATGGTCGTCGGCCTGACCGTCAGCCCGGAACGGCTGGTGCAGATTCGCCGCAACCGGCTGCTTTCATTGAACCAGGCGCCCGAGACCAGCTATGTCAATCTGGACAAGGTGCAGGAGGAACTCGCCTTTGCCCGGCGCATGTTCGCCGACAATGGCTGGCCGGTGATCGACATGACCCGCCGGTCGATCGAGGAAGCGGCGGCGGCCATCATAAACCTGTTCAACGACCGCGTGCTGGCGGAAGGAAGTGACGCATGATCGTGCTGGCATCGCAAAGCGCGAGCCGCCGCGCGCTGTTGGGCGCGGCGGGCGTGTCGTTCGAGGCGTTGTCGCCCGGCGTGGACGAGGAAGCGGCCAAGGAAGCGTTGCGGGCCGACGGGCTGGACGCCCGGGCGCTGGCCGACGCGCTGGCGGAGTTGAAGGCATTGCGCGTGTCGCAGCGCGTGCCGGGCGGGCTGGTGCTGGGCTGTGACCAGACGCTGAGCCTGGACGACGGGTCGATGATCGACAAGGCGGTGGACCGGGAGGATGCCGCGCGCATCCTGCGCCTGTTGTCGGGCCGGGTGCATCATTTGCACAGCGCGGCGGTGATGGTGCTGAACGGCGAGCCGATCTGGCGGCATATCGAGCGGGTGCGAATGACGGTGCGGTCTTTGTCGGACGCGTTTATCGATGCTTATCTCGATCAGGATTGGGACCAGTGCCAATGGTGCGTCGGATGCTATCGGATCGAGGGGCCGGGCGCGCAGCTGTTCGCGAAAGTCGAGGGCAGCCAGTTCGCGATTCAGGGATTGCCGTTGCTGCCGCTGCTTGACTTTCTGCGCATCCGGGGCGTTCTGCCGTCATGACCGACAAGCTACCCTATGCCCCCTGCCCTATGCCGAGGTGATCGGCGATCCGATCGCGCACAGCAAATCGCCGCTGATCCACAATTTCTGGCTCGACTGCCTGGGGATCGAGGCGGAGTATCGCAAGACTCATGTGACAGCGGAGGGATTGGCCGCCTATTTCCTTGAGCGGCGATCCGATCCCGACTGGCTGGGGTGCAACGTCACCTTGCCCCACAAGATCGCGGTGATGGACTATACCGACGATCCGGGCGGCGTGCGCGAGCGGATCGGGGCGATGAACACGATCGCCAGCGAAACCGGCGGGCCATTGATCGGCACCAACACCGATGCGGGCGGGTTCCTGCAACCCTTGTTGCGCGACAAGTGGAAGGGGACGAGCGCGGTTCTGGTCGGCGCGGGCGGTGCAGCGCGCGCGATCCTGTTTGCGCTCACCAGCCTGGGCGTGCCGGACATCACGGTGATGGCGCGCGACCCGGCCAAGGGGCAGGCGCTCCTCGACCGGGCGAAGGTGAAGGGGCGCGTCATCGGAATGGCTGACCCGCTTCCCGCCGCGGACCTGCTGGTCAACACCAGTTCCCTGGGCATGGTGGGTCAGCCGGGGCTGGATCTGGATCTTGCCCCGCTTGTCCAGGATGCGACGGTTTATGACATCGTCTATGCGCCGCTGGAGACCGGGTTGCTCAAGGCCGCGCGGGCGCGAGGTTTGAAGGCGCTGGACGGGCTGGAGATGCTGATCGGGCAGGCGGCGCTCGCCTTCGACATATTCTTTGACGCAGAGGCGCCGCGCGACCGGGACGAGGAATTGCGGGCCTTGCTGCTGGCGGCGTGAAGCGATGAAGATCTATGGCCTGACCGGTTCGATCGGCATGGGGAAATCCGCTGTTGCCGCCATGTTGCAGCGGGAGGGCGTTCCCGTGTTCGACGCGGATGCCGCCGTGCATCGGCTGCAAGGGCCGGGCGGCAGGCTGTTGCCCGCGATCGAGGCGCGCTTTCCGGGGACGACCGGACCCAGGGGCGTCGATCGCCCGAAACTGGGCGCGGCGGTATTCGGCCATCCCCAGGAGCTGAAAGCGCTGGAGGCGATCGTCCATCCTGCCGTCCGGGAAGAGCGGATCGCGTTCCTGCGCCGTCACCGGTCGCGCGCCTTTGTCGTGCTCGATATCCCGCTGCTCTATGAAAAGCATAGCGAACGCATGCTGGCCGGCGTCATCGTCGTGAGCGCGCCTGCGTGGAAACAGCGCAAACGCGTGCTGGCGCGCGCGGGCATGACTCCAGCCAAATTCCGCAAAATTCTGCGTTTGCAGACGCCGGATGCTGAAAAGCGGCGGCGGGCTGACTATATCATCAATAGCGGGACGACTTTCGCCGAAACGCGGGCCCAGGTAAGGCGCTTGGTCGCTTGCCTTGGTGCGAAGACAGGTCGATAAGAACAAGTCCGGCAGAGTCGGTTGAAGAGGGCAATGCGCGAGATTATTTTCGACACCGAAACAACAGGGTTCGACCCCGCGTCTGGCGACCGGCTGGTGGAGATCGGTTGCATTGAACTTTTTAACCGGGTGCCCACGGGGCGGACATTCCACGCTTACTATAATCCCCAGCGCGCCATGCCCTCCGCCGCCGAGGCGATTCACGGGCTGTCCGACATATTCCTCAAGGACAAGCCGCTCTTTTCGGCAGGGGTCGAGGAATTGCTCGACTTTCTGGAGGACAGCCATCTGGTCGCGCATAATGCGCGGTTCGATTTCGGCTTCCTCAACCACGAACTGAAACTTTGCGGACGGTCCGAAGTGTCGATGGAGCGTATGATCGACACGGTGGCGATCGCGCGCCAGCTGCATCCCGGCGCCAAACATAGCCTGGACGCGCTGTGCAGCCGCTATGGCATCGACCGCAGCCACCGCATCAAGCATGGCGCGCTGCTCGACGCCGAACTGCTTGCCCAGCTTTACATTGAACTGACCGGCGGCCGTCAGATCGGCCTGGGTCTTGCACGAGAGGAGGAGAATGACGCCATTCGGGCGGAACTTGCGGCTGGTATCGCGGTTCGCCCTGTTCGTCCCGCGCGGCTTTTCACTGCCAGCGCGGCAGAGCTGGAACGGCATGCAGCGTTCGTCGCGACGCTGGAAAAGCCGCTCTGGCTGGAGGAAGCCTGAAGGCGGGGGACGATGTCCTGCCCTTCATGCTTCACGCCAACCGGACTGCTTCCCGCAGCCCGGCAAGAACAAGGAGAAGGCATATGGATATTCGTGTTTCCGGACATCAGGTCGATACGGGCGACGCGCTCAAGGAGCATGTGTGGACCCGGCTGGAGGCGATGGCCGAGAAATATTTCGCCCGCACGATTTCCGCCCAGGTCACATTCCGGCCTGCGCCCCATGGGGCTTTCCATTGCGATATCGTCTGCCATGTCATGACCGGCCTGATCCTGAAAGGAGCGGGCGAGGCGCAGGAGGCGCATCCCGCCTTCGATCAGGCGGCGGAAAAGATCGAGCGGCAGTTGAGGCGCTACATGCGCCGGTTGAAGGACCGGCATTCGCAGGCCGCGGCGGCTGAGGCGCAACGCGCCAATGGCTACGACCTCAACGGGATGGATGGGGCGGGATACACCATCTTCGCCTCAGCGCCGGAGGAAGAGGAACCGGCCGATGCGCCCCTGATCGTCGCTGAAACGCGGGTCGATATTCCCGAAGCCAGCGTGTCGGACGCGGTGATGATGCTGGACCTGCGCAACACCAATGCGCTGCTGTTCCTCAACGCCGGGACATCCGCGTACAACATGGTTTACCGCCGTCATGACGGGACGATCGGCTGGGTGGAACCACGCGGCTGACAGGGTACTGACACAGGCTCCGGCCCCAGGGCGCCAGTTGACCTAGAGCAGCAGGCAGCCTATGGGGCCGGGCTTTATATTCCCCGGCGACGCGCGATTTTTGGGGCATGGCGCGCCTCGGCTGTTCCAGGTTGGTCATGGTTCATTTCAACGATATTGTTGCGCCCGGCGCGCTCGCAACGGGCCTTTCAGTCAATGGCAAGAAGCCTCTTTTCCAGAAGATCGCGCAACTGGCTGCGGCTGCTTATCGCCTGGACGCGGACGTGGTGTCGGAAGCGCTGTTTGAACGGGAACGGTTGGGTTCGACCGGATTTGGCGGCGGAGTCGCCATACCCCACGCCAAGATACCCGGCCTGGAAAGGATGAGCGGGGTCGTGGTCCTGCTCGATCCGCCGATGATGTTCGACGCGGTGGACGAAGCGCCAGTAGATATCGTGTTCGGGCTGCTGTCGCCGGTCGATAGCGGGGCGGAACATCTCAAGACTTTGGCCCGCGTGTCCCGCTATCTGCGCGATGACGCAAATGTCGCCCGTTTGCGGGGCGCAAATTCGACCGAGGCGCTGCACGCGCTGCTGGCCGGTGGCGAATCGCGTGACGCGGCCTGAAACGCCGTCCCCGCCCAGCGGCGAGGCGGCGCATTTCCGGGCGCTGGAAAATCTGTACCGGTCTGCGCCGATCAACCGGCTTTTCCGTTCCGAGCTGACGATTCCCGAGGCGGGCCGTTCGATCATCGAATTTGATGTGGGTGAGGAACAGTTCCATGCCGCCGGTGCGGTGCATGGAACCGTCTATTTCAAGATGATGGACGACGCTGCCTTTTATGCGGCGAACAGCCTGGTCAGCGACCGGTTTTTGCTGACCACGGCGTTCAACCTGCTGTTCACGCGGCCGATCGGCCCCGGCCGAATCCGCGCCGAGGGCCGGTGGATCAGCGGCAAGCGGCGGGTATTCGTCGCCGAAGCAAGCCTGATCGACATGGAAGGCGAAGAGGTAGGCCGGGGCACCGGCACCTTCATGCGATCGCAATTTCCCCTGTCTTCCCTGCCCGGCTATGCCGGCTGACCGGCTGACCAGCGCCATGCTGGTCGGCGTCCTGATCCGGCGGACCGCAGCAGCCGGGGGCTTCGCCACGGTGCTGGCGAAAGGCGATGAAATCAGCGGCGTCATACTGATAGAAGCCGCCGAAAGAGGCCAGCGCATGGGCCTTTACGAGCGAGTCCCAACCCTGTCCGGGGGCTATCAGATGCTGCGCTGCGGCCCCGCCCCGGAGGAGGGCGCGGAGTCGTTGGCGCAATATATAGCGCGCAGGCGCAAGTCGGACCCCGACCTGTGGATAATCGAACTCGATATCGCGGATGCGGAACGGTTCGCCGCTGAAACGATCTGTTAATCTGTCCTAAAGATTGACTCTGCGTTCGCGCGCGGGCACTGGCCCCCCACGCTTAACGCGCAGGTTGCCAAATTCGCCCGTGGGGGGCGGGGGAGGTAAACACGCAGACGGGGGGCGGCCAGACGTCGTTTGTGAATTCGGGGTTTTTTTAACCTGACGTCCCCGGCCAAGAACCGCATGTTTTTGAGTTATAATGAGTCTTCGTTTGAAGGCCGCAATTACTGCGGCATTTGCTCTGTCCGCCACTGCGGCGGTTACTGCGGCCGATATGTCGAGTGCCAGCGAGGCTGCTCCTTCGGTCGTCACCCTTCCGGGAAATCAAGAGCCTGATCAGGTTCCGGCGGTCGCCAAGCCCGCTGTTGTTTTCGCCGCTCCGCGCGAAGTCGCGCAGCCGCTGAATTCTTCCGACAGCGCCGATGTGCGTG of the Sphingobium herbicidovorans genome contains:
- a CDS encoding CopD family protein, producing MPYLGAAYLWVKAAHLIFVIFLMAGLFMMPRFFVYHHQCAVGSDEDKKWIDRERRLLKIILNPSLILVWVFGLMLMVEIGAWHFGWFHLKLLFVLGLSAYHGWIAGYVKKLAAGQRPMTEKNLRLINEVPGIAAAVIVVAVIVRPF
- the hemE gene encoding uroporphyrinogen decarboxylase is translated as MTGPDAGLSTGTTKPLLSVLKGECPAVPPMWLMRQAGRYLPEYRALRAEKGGFLELVYDSAAAAEVTLQPLRRFGFDGAILFSDILIVPYAMGQDLWFETGEGPRLAPILSETDLSALKPDLGRYEAVYETVRQVKAALDPSVTFLGFAGSPWTISTYMVAGQGSKDQGAARRLAYQDPERFGAIIDAIVDSTVLYLSGQIQAGVEAVQLFDSWAGSLSPLQFERWVIEPNRRIVEKLKALHPAIPVIGFPKGAGAKLADYAAGTGVDAIGVDETVDPHWANRVLPQGLPVQGNLDPLALIAGGRAVEESIDNIRAAFAGRPHILNLGHGILPDTPIAHVEALIAYVRQGKDS
- a CDS encoding pyruvate, water dikinase regulatory protein; the protein is MSRIHLHLLSDSTGETLENIAKAAIGAFENVEAVRHFWPMVRSDLHLDRIMEEIAANPGLVLFTLSNHQLRRRLETRCRALGLPHVAALDSVTDALSNILGQETRNRPGRKHILDEAYFARIEAIQFTIAHDDGVGHENWEEADIVLAGVSRASKTPTSIYLANRGYKTANIPLVVQSPPPRSLFALKHPMVVGLTVSPERLVQIRRNRLLSLNQAPETSYVNLDKVQEELAFARRMFADNGWPVIDMTRRSIEEAAAAIINLFNDRVLAEGSDA
- a CDS encoding Maf family protein — translated: MIVLASQSASRRALLGAAGVSFEALSPGVDEEAAKEALRADGLDARALADALAELKALRVSQRVPGGLVLGCDQTLSLDDGSMIDKAVDREDAARILRLLSGRVHHLHSAAVMVLNGEPIWRHIERVRMTVRSLSDAFIDAYLDQDWDQCQWCVGCYRIEGPGAQLFAKVEGSQFAIQGLPLLPLLDFLRIRGVLPS
- a CDS encoding shikimate dehydrogenase family protein, with the protein product MPYAEVIGDPIAHSKSPLIHNFWLDCLGIEAEYRKTHVTAEGLAAYFLERRSDPDWLGCNVTLPHKIAVMDYTDDPGGVRERIGAMNTIASETGGPLIGTNTDAGGFLQPLLRDKWKGTSAVLVGAGGAARAILFALTSLGVPDITVMARDPAKGQALLDRAKVKGRVIGMADPLPAADLLVNTSSLGMVGQPGLDLDLAPLVQDATVYDIVYAPLETGLLKAARARGLKALDGLEMLIGQAALAFDIFFDAEAPRDRDEELRALLLAA
- the coaE gene encoding dephospho-CoA kinase (Dephospho-CoA kinase (CoaE) performs the final step in coenzyme A biosynthesis.), which gives rise to MKIYGLTGSIGMGKSAVAAMLQREGVPVFDADAAVHRLQGPGGRLLPAIEARFPGTTGPRGVDRPKLGAAVFGHPQELKALEAIVHPAVREERIAFLRRHRSRAFVVLDIPLLYEKHSERMLAGVIVVSAPAWKQRKRVLARAGMTPAKFRKILRLQTPDAEKRRRADYIINSGTTFAETRAQVRRLVACLGAKTGR
- the dnaQ gene encoding DNA polymerase III subunit epsilon, which produces MREIIFDTETTGFDPASGDRLVEIGCIELFNRVPTGRTFHAYYNPQRAMPSAAEAIHGLSDIFLKDKPLFSAGVEELLDFLEDSHLVAHNARFDFGFLNHELKLCGRSEVSMERMIDTVAIARQLHPGAKHSLDALCSRYGIDRSHRIKHGALLDAELLAQLYIELTGGRQIGLGLAREEENDAIRAELAAGIAVRPVRPARLFTASAAELERHAAFVATLEKPLWLEEA
- the hpf gene encoding ribosome hibernation-promoting factor, HPF/YfiA family translates to MDIRVSGHQVDTGDALKEHVWTRLEAMAEKYFARTISAQVTFRPAPHGAFHCDIVCHVMTGLILKGAGEAQEAHPAFDQAAEKIERQLRRYMRRLKDRHSQAAAAEAQRANGYDLNGMDGAGYTIFASAPEEEEPADAPLIVAETRVDIPEASVSDAVMMLDLRNTNALLFLNAGTSAYNMVYRRHDGTIGWVEPRG
- a CDS encoding PTS sugar transporter subunit IIA produces the protein MVHFNDIVAPGALATGLSVNGKKPLFQKIAQLAAAAYRLDADVVSEALFERERLGSTGFGGGVAIPHAKIPGLERMSGVVVLLDPPMMFDAVDEAPVDIVFGLLSPVDSGAEHLKTLARVSRYLRDDANVARLRGANSTEALHALLAGGESRDAA
- a CDS encoding PaaI family thioesterase, which gives rise to MSPVCGAQIRPRRCTRCWPVANRVTRPETPSPPSGEAAHFRALENLYRSAPINRLFRSELTIPEAGRSIIEFDVGEEQFHAAGAVHGTVYFKMMDDAAFYAANSLVSDRFLLTTAFNLLFTRPIGPGRIRAEGRWISGKRRVFVAEASLIDMEGEEVGRGTGTFMRSQFPLSSLPGYAG
- a CDS encoding DUF1491 family protein, encoding MPADRLTSAMLVGVLIRRTAAAGGFATVLAKGDEISGVILIEAAERGQRMGLYERVPTLSGGYQMLRCGPAPEEGAESLAQYIARRRKSDPDLWIIELDIADAERFAAETIC